In Verrucomicrobiia bacterium, a single window of DNA contains:
- a CDS encoding N-acetylmuramoyl-L-alanine amidase has protein sequence GLKDLGLYFGNFVVIRPPQYPAILCEIAFMMIPRQEEMLRSKAFHKKAASAIAEGIADYLRLSTKK, from the coding sequence CGGGCTCAAGGATTTGGGGCTTTATTTCGGCAACTTCGTGGTCATCCGCCCGCCGCAGTATCCCGCCATTTTATGCGAAATCGCCTTTATGATGATTCCCCGGCAGGAGGAGATGCTCCGCTCCAAGGCGTTTCACAAAAAGGCGGCCTCTGCGATTGCCGAGGGGATTGCCGATTATCTGCGGTTAAGCACCAAGAAGTAA
- a CDS encoding carbohydrate ABC transporter permease translates to MRTPLLPTFLLLAALAILFLFPFFWMFYVSLSPGWTLNNFKDVLEQKMFSRAFFNSVFVTAVITLGNLFFALLAGYGLARYPTVSNRFLFISILAVLAVPTHVVIIPLFLLVRKLGWYDTYWALIVPFLVSPLGILLLRQYILSLPVELEEAARLDGAGELRIIFSIVAPLAKPALAALAIQSFWVNWNNFLFPFLFTSSENLRVLPVALAMYQSYQAIDWPHLFAASAVATIPVLAVFLVLQKQIIAGLTAGALKQ, encoded by the coding sequence ATGCGGACTCCCCTCCTCCCGACCTTCCTGCTTTTGGCCGCGCTGGCAATCCTTTTTCTTTTCCCTTTTTTCTGGATGTTCTACGTCTCCCTTTCCCCCGGCTGGACGTTGAACAATTTCAAAGACGTGCTGGAGCAAAAGATGTTTTCACGGGCCTTCTTCAACTCCGTTTTCGTCACCGCCGTGATAACGCTCGGCAACCTATTCTTCGCTCTTCTGGCCGGGTACGGACTGGCCCGCTACCCGACGGTTTCCAATCGTTTTCTTTTCATATCGATTCTGGCTGTATTGGCTGTGCCGACCCACGTGGTCATAATCCCGCTTTTCTTGCTCGTCCGGAAGCTGGGTTGGTACGACACCTATTGGGCCTTGATTGTCCCGTTTCTGGTTTCTCCGCTCGGAATTCTGTTGTTGCGCCAATACATTCTTTCTTTGCCGGTGGAACTGGAGGAGGCCGCCCGCTTGGACGGCGCGGGGGAATTGCGCATCATTTTCTCGATTGTCGCGCCGCTCGCCAAACCGGCTTTGGCGGCCCTGGCCATTCAATCCTTTTGGGTGAACTGGAACAATTTTCTCTTTCCATTCCTATTCACCTCTTCGGAAAACCTGCGGGTCTTGCCGGTGGCCTTGGCGATGTACCAGAGCTATCAGGCCATCGACTGGCCGCATCTTTTCGCCGCTTCGGCTGTTGCTACCATTCCGGTTTTGGCCGTTTTTTTGGTTTTGCAGAAACAGATTATCGCCGGGTTGACGGCTGGAGCGTTGAAACAGTAA
- a CDS encoding sugar ABC transporter permease gives MAGKNTGYLLPLPWTLTLLLIWIFPLVWSLVLAFADYNLLSGELNWIGLENFRRLLSDPSFQRALWNTFLFVIGTLPFTTLFALLLALALNRPVWGKNFFKASFFIPTITSLVVVALIFTKLYSEGSWLYRFLGQFFNLPSGGFLLSDKTALPSIMIMDIWAAIGYYILLFLVALQNVPQELYEAAKVEGANSWQTFWAVTFPSIKPMLFFIVTLNTIKSFQVFTEVFVMTKGGPLGSTTTAVYFIYEEGLHRFKMGYASAAAYLLFAIIALFSYFLFKSFKSESEVLAPAQTKA, from the coding sequence ATGGCCGGAAAAAATACCGGTTATCTGCTCCCCCTTCCCTGGACTTTAACCCTACTTCTAATCTGGATATTCCCTCTTGTCTGGTCGCTTGTCCTGGCCTTTGCCGACTACAATCTTCTTTCCGGCGAACTGAATTGGATTGGGCTGGAGAACTTTAGAAGGCTGTTAAGCGACCCGAGCTTTCAAAGAGCTCTCTGGAATACATTCCTTTTCGTAATTGGTACGCTCCCCTTTACCACCCTTTTCGCCCTGCTTCTGGCCTTGGCCTTGAACCGCCCGGTCTGGGGAAAAAATTTCTTCAAGGCCTCCTTTTTCATCCCAACCATCACGTCCCTCGTCGTCGTCGCCCTGATTTTCACCAAATTGTATTCCGAGGGGAGCTGGCTCTACCGCTTTCTCGGACAGTTTTTCAACCTCCCCTCCGGCGGATTTTTGCTTTCTGACAAAACGGCCCTCCCCTCGATTATGATAATGGATATCTGGGCGGCCATCGGCTACTACATATTGCTGTTTCTTGTCGCGTTGCAAAACGTGCCGCAGGAGCTCTACGAAGCGGCCAAAGTCGAAGGGGCCAACAGCTGGCAGACCTTTTGGGCGGTAACCTTCCCTTCCATCAAGCCGATGCTTTTCTTTATCGTTACCCTGAATACCATCAAGTCGTTTCAGGTCTTCACGGAGGTTTTCGTGATGACCAAAGGCGGCCCGCTGGGCTCGACGACAACGGCAGTCTATTTCATTTACGAGGAGGGGTTGCACCGTTTCAAGATGGGGTACGCCTCGGCGGCGGCCTATCTTTTGTTCGCCATTATCGCGCTGTTCTCTTATTTCCTGTTCAAGAGCTTTAAATCGGAATCGGAGGTTTTGGCTCCGGCGCAGACAAAAGCGTAA
- a CDS encoding extracellular solute-binding protein — protein sequence MRKAVLLALLLFSACSKKETGKLTWWQFWTDPQTKPLITELVAKFENENPGIKVEVTDLTWADGHEKITVAFSAGQPPDVLELGSDWIYEYASNKLLLDLTPKAESLKKDLLFWQPATLDEKVYAVPWILGARLMFYNFDLLNKAGFADVPVKWDELDKLNKKLAKFRPEIYGFGANASERHRLYKKFLPFLWSAGGEILSEDGKTCLLNSPEGVQALKFYVELCERSLLATQANLDDAFLQGKLASVISGDWLLKKLKNAPPKFGYTTALMPSPDGQLYRRTSFAGGEFLAIPAKSKKKDLAWRFVQFLVRPDNQVYFCKNALIPTPSSVAAQADTFFLSDANYKTFIEQLQLAQSSPPHPHWVEIEQAIEEAVEQAMYKKKSAKEALDDAAAKINALLKS from the coding sequence ATGCGAAAAGCCGTCCTTCTCGCCTTGCTGCTGTTCTCCGCTTGTTCCAAAAAGGAAACCGGAAAACTGACCTGGTGGCAGTTCTGGACCGACCCGCAGACCAAGCCGCTGATAACCGAGCTGGTCGCCAAATTTGAGAATGAAAACCCCGGCATCAAAGTGGAAGTGACTGATTTGACCTGGGCTGACGGCCACGAGAAAATCACCGTCGCGTTTTCCGCCGGCCAGCCGCCCGACGTTCTGGAGCTCGGCTCGGACTGGATATACGAGTACGCTTCGAACAAGCTGCTTTTAGATTTGACCCCGAAGGCCGAAAGCTTGAAAAAGGATCTGCTTTTCTGGCAGCCGGCCACGCTCGATGAAAAAGTTTACGCCGTTCCCTGGATTTTGGGCGCACGTTTGATGTTTTATAATTTCGATTTGCTCAACAAAGCCGGATTTGCCGATGTGCCGGTGAAATGGGACGAATTGGATAAGCTGAATAAAAAGCTGGCCAAATTCAGACCGGAAATCTACGGTTTCGGCGCCAACGCCTCCGAACGTCACCGGCTCTACAAGAAATTCCTCCCCTTTTTGTGGAGCGCGGGTGGGGAAATCCTGTCTGAGGATGGCAAAACCTGCCTTTTGAATTCGCCGGAGGGGGTGCAGGCCTTGAAGTTTTACGTCGAGCTCTGTGAGCGCTCTCTTTTAGCTACGCAGGCCAATCTGGACGACGCTTTTTTGCAGGGAAAGCTGGCCTCCGTCATCTCCGGCGATTGGTTGTTGAAAAAGCTGAAGAACGCCCCACCCAAATTCGGCTACACAACAGCGTTGATGCCTTCTCCCGACGGCCAGTTGTACCGCCGCACCTCCTTTGCCGGCGGGGAATTTTTGGCCATCCCTGCCAAATCGAAGAAAAAAGATCTTGCCTGGCGCTTCGTGCAGTTTTTGGTTCGTCCGGATAATCAGGTGTACTTCTGCAAAAACGCCTTGATACCGACCCCTTCGTCGGTTGCCGCCCAGGCGGACACTTTCTTTCTTTCCGATGCCAACTACAAAACTTTTATCGAGCAGTTACAGTTGGCGCAGAGCTCCCCTCCCCATCCTCACTGGGTGGAAATCGAACAGGCGATTGAGGAGGCCGTCGAGCAGGCGATGTACAAAAAGAAGTCGGCCAAGGAGGCGCTGGATGACGCGGCGGCCAAAATTAACGCTCTTTTGAAAAGCTGA
- a CDS encoding DUF6754 domain-containing protein, producing MAAIAYGQPMNTFIWLPAEKVPVFIAFLCVAAALLGVFFLKRRGKSFKIRTLPGALAIEEAIGRATEMGKPVFFTSGTGEIDRMATLAALSVLGEVAYKTAQYGTPLFYPNNDPVVASVAQEVAAEAASKAGHPEAYKPENVFFVTKSQFGYTAHASGLMERIKPAATLYFGTFEGESLILAETGFAQGAIQIAATDSTIQLAFFLVACDYTLIGEELFAAGGSLSGDQEVLSSIVAQDWLKAAVILLLLIGAFLVTFTGFNLASHL from the coding sequence TTGGCCGCCATAGCTTACGGCCAACCGATGAACACCTTCATCTGGTTGCCCGCCGAAAAAGTTCCGGTTTTTATCGCTTTTCTCTGCGTGGCGGCCGCGCTGTTGGGAGTCTTTTTTTTGAAACGGCGGGGAAAGAGCTTCAAAATCCGCACCCTGCCCGGGGCTTTGGCCATCGAGGAGGCGATCGGCCGGGCAACCGAGATGGGGAAACCGGTTTTTTTCACTTCCGGTACGGGGGAAATCGACCGGATGGCGACTCTGGCGGCCCTCTCCGTCCTCGGAGAGGTGGCGTACAAAACGGCGCAGTACGGCACGCCCCTTTTTTATCCCAACAACGACCCGGTGGTGGCTTCCGTGGCGCAGGAAGTCGCGGCGGAGGCGGCCAGCAAAGCCGGGCACCCCGAGGCGTACAAGCCGGAAAACGTTTTTTTCGTTACCAAAAGCCAGTTCGGCTACACGGCCCACGCCTCCGGCTTGATGGAGCGGATCAAACCGGCGGCGACCTTGTATTTCGGCACTTTTGAAGGGGAATCGCTCATATTGGCGGAAACCGGTTTCGCCCAGGGGGCGATTCAAATCGCCGCCACCGATTCCACCATTCAGCTCGCCTTTTTTCTCGTGGCCTGCGACTACACTTTGATTGGAGAGGAGCTTTTTGCCGCCGGCGGTTCCCTTTCCGGCGACCAGGAGGTGTTAAGCTCCATCGTGGCGCAGGACTGGCTGAAAGCGGCAGTCATTCTTTTGCTTCTGATTGGGGCGTTTCTGGTCACGTTCACCGGTTTTAATCTGGCCTCCCATCTATGA
- the htpX gene encoding zinc metalloprotease HtpX: MNTFKTFFLFTLMTVLLVAIGGYFGGQQGMFFAFGFAALMNFFAYWFSDKVALAMYGAKKVEEASIPQADKDRLLRITRELAQSARLPMPKVYVIPSPQPNAFATGRNPEHASVAATEGILRLLSDDELSGVMAHELAHVKNRDILIASIAATIAGAIMILSRSAMFFGGNRENRGGGNPIVMILLLILAPLAAMLVQMAISRQREFGADEGGARISHKPLALAEALKKLHNGVQRLPMQNANPATAHMFIVAPFSGKEVMKLFSTHPPVEERITRLYDLAKHM, from the coding sequence ATGAACACGTTCAAAACATTCTTCCTTTTCACCCTGATGACCGTGCTTCTGGTGGCCATCGGCGGCTACTTTGGCGGCCAGCAAGGTATGTTTTTTGCCTTTGGTTTTGCGGCCTTGATGAACTTCTTCGCCTACTGGTTTTCCGACAAAGTCGCCTTGGCGATGTATGGGGCCAAGAAGGTGGAAGAAGCCAGCATTCCGCAGGCCGACAAGGACCGGCTATTGCGCATCACCCGCGAACTGGCCCAATCGGCCCGGCTCCCGATGCCCAAAGTGTACGTGATTCCTTCCCCGCAGCCGAACGCCTTCGCAACGGGACGGAATCCGGAACATGCTTCGGTGGCCGCCACGGAGGGGATTTTGCGACTGCTTTCGGATGACGAGTTGTCCGGGGTGATGGCTCACGAGCTGGCGCATGTCAAGAATCGGGATATTCTGATTGCCTCGATTGCCGCGACCATTGCCGGCGCAATTATGATTCTATCGCGCAGCGCCATGTTTTTCGGAGGCAACCGCGAGAACCGGGGCGGGGGAAATCCGATTGTGATGATTCTACTTTTGATTTTAGCCCCGCTCGCCGCCATGCTGGTGCAAATGGCCATCTCCCGCCAGCGGGAGTTCGGCGCGGATGAGGGTGGTGCGAGAATCTCCCACAAACCCTTGGCTTTGGCCGAAGCTCTGAAGAAGTTGCATAATGGGGTTCAGCGCCTGCCAATGCAAAACGCCAACCCGGCCACGGCGCATATGTTTATCGTGGCCCCCTTTTCCGGCAAAGAGGTGATGAAGCTTTTTTCAACCCATCCACCGGTTGAGGAGCGGATCACCCGGCTGTACGATTTGGCCAAGCATATGTAA
- a CDS encoding CBS domain-containing protein, producing MKLGDLLSPELVLGNLAAATKKDAIAEMLAKVGEKYDHLDTDLILESVMEREEVEPTNLGRGFAFPHSRTDAVKEMIFSLGISRRGIADKTPDQKPVHVICLFLTPRSMTRLYLQAFSALATFARKPGTLEMILAAATIAELIKVFSKSGILVRRELVAKDIMHRNLITVTPETTLKEVANLLFKHKIPGMPVLDKSGKVLGEVTEKELIKAAVPPEYRKAKKTKKILPDPFETLVSKEDEIKARDLMSKKFVIASENTPVTELAYLMLDNNVRRVEIVKNGKLVGIVLRSDIVGKIIRG from the coding sequence ATGAAATTAGGGGACTTGCTAAGCCCGGAACTGGTGCTCGGCAACCTGGCCGCCGCCACCAAAAAGGACGCCATCGCCGAGATGCTCGCAAAAGTGGGGGAAAAGTACGATCATCTGGATACCGATTTGATCTTGGAATCGGTGATGGAACGGGAAGAGGTGGAACCGACCAACCTGGGGCGGGGCTTCGCCTTCCCCCATTCCCGGACGGACGCCGTAAAAGAAATGATTTTCTCCCTCGGCATTTCCCGGCGCGGAATTGCCGACAAAACGCCGGACCAAAAGCCGGTGCACGTGATTTGCCTTTTCCTGACCCCCAGAAGCATGACCCGGCTGTACTTGCAGGCCTTTTCGGCTTTGGCCACCTTCGCCCGCAAACCGGGAACGCTGGAGATGATCTTGGCCGCCGCCACCATCGCCGAGCTGATAAAGGTTTTTTCCAAAAGCGGCATTTTGGTGCGGCGGGAACTGGTGGCCAAGGATATTATGCATCGGAACTTGATAACGGTCACGCCGGAGACGACCTTGAAAGAGGTTGCCAATCTGCTTTTCAAGCATAAAATTCCCGGGATGCCTGTCTTGGACAAATCGGGAAAGGTCTTGGGGGAGGTTACCGAAAAGGAGCTGATCAAGGCCGCCGTGCCGCCGGAATACCGGAAAGCCAAGAAAACCAAAAAAATTCTTCCCGATCCGTTTGAAACGCTCGTTTCCAAGGAGGACGAGATCAAAGCGCGCGATTTGATGTCCAAAAAATTCGTCATCGCCTCGGAGAATACGCCGGTGACCGAGTTGGCCTATTTGATGCTGGATAACAACGTCCGTCGTGTGGAAATAGTCAAAAATGGCAAATTAGTCGGCATCGTTCTGCGCTCTGACATCGTAGGGAAAATCATCCGGGGCTGA
- a CDS encoding DUF502 domain-containing protein: MSRRIFEKMRRFFLAGLLVVVPIILTFLILRLLFRTVDGLLAPLVAELIGRELPGVGLLATIVIVFLAGFFISSVFGSRLYSIGELLFIKTPLVRTVYGGAKQLMESMFLPSGKAFKQVVLVEYPRKGAWAIGFVGGELIMEGKRLISVFVPSTPTPFTGFVVNYPQEEVVNLPISVEEGVKFIVSGGIVAPERLRPPRLEKPAGGVV, translated from the coding sequence TTGAGCCGACGGATTTTTGAAAAAATGCGCCGGTTCTTTTTGGCGGGCCTTCTGGTGGTTGTTCCCATCATTCTCACATTTCTGATTTTGCGCCTTCTTTTCCGAACGGTGGACGGCCTTTTGGCCCCCTTGGTGGCAGAACTGATAGGTCGCGAGCTCCCCGGTGTGGGACTTTTGGCCACAATCGTAATTGTTTTTCTGGCCGGCTTTTTCATTTCCTCGGTTTTCGGGTCGCGACTTTACTCCATCGGGGAACTTTTATTTATCAAAACTCCCTTGGTGCGAACGGTTTACGGCGGCGCCAAGCAGTTGATGGAGTCGATGTTTTTGCCTTCCGGCAAGGCCTTCAAACAGGTGGTGTTGGTGGAATATCCGCGCAAGGGGGCCTGGGCCATTGGTTTTGTGGGAGGGGAATTGATCATGGAAGGCAAACGGCTGATTTCCGTCTTCGTCCCCTCCACCCCCACCCCCTTCACCGGTTTTGTAGTCAATTACCCGCAGGAGGAGGTCGTAAACCTACCGATTTCTGTGGAGGAAGGGGTTAAATTCATTGTTTCCGGCGGCATCGTGGCGCCGGAGCGCCTGCGCCCCCCCCGCTTGGAAAAACCGGCCGGAGGAGTAGTATGA
- a CDS encoding cation-translocating P-type ATPase, which produces MVDWHTLKTEEVLRRLGTDVEVGLSDTEAARRLAKGGPNELLERGTKSPWLIFWEQLAATMVAILLVAAGLSLFLGDYKDAIAILAIVVLNAALGFFQEYRAERAMAALRRMVVPTVKVMRSGRITELSARFLVPGDIIFLETGNLVPADARILESANLRVQEAALTGESEPVEKNGEPLPEADLPVGDRRNMAYLGTVVSYGRGRAVITATGMETELGIIAGLIQAVRREPTPLQKRLHQLGKGLGLAALILVGIVFGLGFLRGEELKLLFMTALSLGVAAVPEGLPAIVTIALALGAQRMLKRNALIRKLPAVETLGSVTVICSDKTGTLTENKMTVTILDAAGERLDLTEHLRRSGLVGAGLGERFPEIVGPAGEVPPRPTLSPPLRLLLAGGALCNDSTYLSKREKDGHPHVYGDPTEAALVLAAAWLGMEKPELERMFVRAGEVPFESERKRMTTVHRVLFGQDAMDHPLADLVRAAQEASFVAFTKGAVDGLLDVSTGVWVDGEAQPLTEQWKNRILSANNELAQKGMRVLGLAFRRLKDFNAGKDQSKLEQNLVFIGLVGMIDPPRPEAKDAVATCQRAGIRPVMITGDHPLTAISIARELGIARDGKVLSGRELGQLSVRELERVVEDIPVYARVGPEHKLKIVEALQKRGEVVAMTGDGVNDAPALRKADIGVAMGRAGTDVARETADMVLLDDNFATIVAAVKEGRAIYDNVRKFIKYLLTSNSGELWVMLAAPFLGMPLPLLPLQILWINLVTDGLPALALGVEPAERNLMRRPPYSPQENIFGRGMGRHIILVGFLMGVLTLGGGFWYWREGYNEWQTVVFTTLALAQMSHVLAIRSERESLFTLGLFSNRPLLGAVALTCGLQLLAVYHPLFQETLKTVSLSAAELLLCVVFSSGILWVVELEKWFLRRSSQN; this is translated from the coding sequence ATGGTTGATTGGCACACGTTAAAAACGGAAGAGGTTCTCCGGCGGCTTGGAACGGACGTCGAAGTCGGGCTTTCCGATACGGAAGCGGCCCGGCGGCTGGCGAAAGGGGGTCCCAATGAACTATTGGAACGTGGAACCAAAAGCCCTTGGCTGATTTTTTGGGAGCAACTGGCCGCCACAATGGTGGCGATTTTGCTGGTGGCCGCCGGGCTTTCGCTTTTTCTGGGGGACTACAAGGATGCCATCGCCATTCTGGCCATCGTGGTGCTCAACGCCGCGCTCGGTTTTTTTCAAGAATACCGGGCCGAGCGTGCGATGGCGGCCTTGCGTCGGATGGTCGTGCCGACGGTCAAGGTCATGCGAAGCGGGCGCATCACGGAACTGTCCGCGCGGTTTTTGGTCCCGGGGGATATCATTTTTTTAGAAACCGGAAACCTTGTCCCAGCCGACGCTCGGATTTTGGAATCAGCCAACCTACGGGTGCAAGAAGCGGCTTTGACCGGGGAATCGGAGCCGGTTGAAAAAAACGGCGAGCCGTTGCCGGAGGCGGATTTGCCGGTCGGCGACCGGCGGAATATGGCCTACCTCGGAACCGTTGTATCCTACGGCCGGGGGCGGGCGGTCATCACGGCGACCGGAATGGAAACCGAGCTGGGGATAATTGCCGGTCTGATTCAGGCCGTTCGTCGGGAGCCGACCCCTCTGCAAAAACGGCTGCACCAATTGGGCAAGGGACTGGGACTGGCCGCCCTGATTCTGGTGGGGATTGTCTTCGGTCTCGGGTTTTTGCGGGGGGAAGAGTTAAAGCTTCTGTTTATGACCGCACTAAGTTTGGGGGTTGCCGCAGTCCCGGAAGGGCTGCCGGCCATCGTTACGATCGCCCTCGCCTTGGGTGCCCAGCGCATGCTAAAACGGAATGCCTTGATTCGCAAACTGCCGGCGGTGGAAACGCTCGGCTCGGTGACGGTCATCTGCTCCGACAAGACCGGAACGTTGACCGAAAACAAGATGACGGTAACCATACTGGATGCCGCCGGCGAGCGGCTTGATTTGACCGAGCATTTGCGCCGGTCCGGTTTGGTCGGCGCAGGATTGGGGGAACGTTTTCCGGAAATTGTCGGACCGGCCGGCGAGGTCCCGCCTCGTCCGACGCTTTCTCCCCCGCTGCGGCTGCTTTTGGCCGGCGGGGCTTTGTGCAATGACAGCACCTACCTTTCCAAGCGGGAAAAAGACGGCCATCCGCACGTCTATGGCGACCCCACCGAGGCGGCTTTGGTTCTGGCCGCTGCGTGGCTCGGGATGGAAAAGCCGGAGTTGGAACGGATGTTTGTCCGGGCGGGGGAAGTTCCGTTTGAATCGGAACGGAAACGAATGACTACCGTGCATCGCGTTCTTTTCGGTCAGGACGCGATGGATCATCCGCTTGCGGATTTGGTGCGGGCCGCCCAAGAAGCGTCCTTTGTCGCCTTTACCAAAGGTGCCGTCGATGGGCTGTTGGATGTGTCGACTGGCGTGTGGGTCGATGGTGAAGCGCAGCCCTTAACCGAGCAATGGAAAAACCGGATACTTTCCGCCAACAACGAGCTGGCGCAAAAAGGCATGCGCGTTCTGGGTCTGGCGTTTCGCCGTTTGAAGGATTTCAACGCCGGAAAAGACCAGAGCAAGCTGGAGCAGAATTTGGTCTTCATCGGCTTGGTGGGAATGATTGATCCGCCCCGGCCGGAAGCGAAAGATGCGGTGGCGACCTGCCAACGGGCCGGCATCCGGCCAGTGATGATTACCGGCGACCATCCTTTGACTGCCATCAGCATCGCCCGTGAACTGGGTATCGCCCGTGACGGAAAGGTTCTTTCCGGGCGGGAACTGGGCCAGCTTTCGGTTCGGGAGCTGGAGCGGGTGGTGGAGGACATCCCGGTTTACGCCAGGGTGGGACCGGAGCACAAGCTCAAAATCGTGGAAGCCCTGCAGAAACGAGGCGAGGTGGTGGCCATGACCGGCGACGGAGTAAACGACGCCCCAGCTTTGCGGAAAGCGGACATCGGCGTGGCAATGGGGAGGGCGGGGACCGACGTTGCGCGCGAAACCGCCGACATGGTGCTTCTGGATGATAATTTTGCCACGATTGTGGCGGCGGTCAAAGAGGGAAGGGCGATTTACGACAACGTCCGCAAGTTCATCAAATACCTTTTGACCAGCAATTCCGGCGAGCTTTGGGTGATGCTGGCGGCCCCCTTTTTGGGAATGCCCCTCCCGCTTTTACCATTGCAGATTCTTTGGATTAATCTGGTCACAGACGGGCTGCCGGCACTGGCATTGGGCGTGGAACCGGCGGAGCGGAACCTTATGCGTCGCCCCCCGTATTCTCCCCAGGAAAACATCTTCGGACGGGGAATGGGCCGGCACATTATTCTGGTCGGATTCCTGATGGGGGTATTGACGTTGGGCGGCGGGTTTTGGTACTGGAGGGAAGGGTACAACGAGTGGCAGACCGTCGTTTTCACCACGCTCGCTTTGGCGCAGATGAGCCATGTTCTGGCCATCCGCTCCGAACGGGAATCACTTTTTACGCTCGGGTTATTTTCGAACAGGCCGCTTTTGGGCGCCGTGGCGCTGACTTGCGGGCTGCAGCTTCTGGCCGTCTATCATCCGCTATTCCAGGAAACCTTGAAAACCGTTTCCCTCTCGGCCGCCGAGCTTCTACTGTGCGTCGTATTTAGCAGCGGCATTCTTTGGGTGGTTGAACTGGAGAAATGGTTTCTTAGGCGCTCGTCTCAAAATTGA